The Equus caballus isolate H_3958 breed thoroughbred chromosome 13, TB-T2T, whole genome shotgun sequence genome includes a window with the following:
- the GREP1 gene encoding glycine-rich extracellular protein 1 isoform X5 encodes MGTQAFPAALFLLCLTSESLQGGLPPLSPGLGKGYGPPSGLGAGFGNGNGLRAQPGAGGGVRPLKPGLGNGNQLGAGAFPGVAAQPGIGGAVKPQKPGYGNGLGAGAFPGLGAQPGFGSRNGLGVSAFPGAGALPGIGGIVKPQKPGYANGNGMGTRAFLGVGAQPGLAAQNGFGPGFGGGGKPQKPGPAAQNGYGPGFGGAVKPQKPGFGNGNGLGAQPGQETQNGYGAGFRGGMKPQKPGYIQGNGLGAQPGPVTQNGYGPGFGNGNGLGAQPGLPAQNGYPAGPPAQNGYGAGPQVPIGYGPGIGEGMKLQKPVYRNGLAAGAFPGQRAQPGSPPGAGLQIPAGLGEGVKPQKPGYGNGNGLGAQPAPTAAIQWGLKPQKAGYQPLNGYGPGAEVGFGGGLQPQKVGFGYWNGGLGAGVFPEARPQPGFPGANGFRNGYEEEVLVDSRAAAPAPEGNGQAASLRGSPWPSLQPWGAALKPGYAAGGTYPGVSSQPGPYGQLRPDLGPGPFGGPEVKRDISDLLGNGYGGRCPLGKC; translated from the exons ATGGGCACCCAGGCCTTCcccgccgccctcttcctgctctgcctgaCTTCTGAAAGCCTGCAAGGCG GGCTGCCTCCGTTGTCTCCAGGCCTGGGGAAAG GCTACGGTCCCCCCAGTGGCCTGGGAGCAG GATTCGGGAACGGGAATGGGCTGAGAGCCCAGCCAG GCGCTGGAGGGGGTGTGAGACCCCTCAAGCCAG GGCTTGGGAATGGGAACCAGCTGGGAGCAGGGGCCTTCCCAGGTGTTGCAGCCCAGCCAG GCATTGGAGGAGCTGTGAAACCTCAGAAACCAG GATATGGCAATGGCCTGGGAGCTGGGGCCTTcccagggctgggagcccagCCAG GATTTGGGAGCAGAAATGGTTTAGGAGTCAGTGCTTTTCCCGGGGCAGGAGCCCTGCCAG gAATTGGAGGGATTGTGAAACCCCAAAAGCCAG GATATGCCAACGGGAATGGGATGGGAACCAGGGCCTTCCTGGGAGTTGGAGCCCAGCCAG GTCTCGCAGCTCAGAATGGCTTTGGACCAG GCTTTGGAGGGGGTGGAAAACCCCAGAAGCCAG GTCCTGCAGCTCAGAACGGCTATGGACCAG GCTTTGGAGGGGCCGTGAAACCCCAGAAGCCGG GATTTGGGAACGGCAATGGGCTGGGTGCCCAGCCAG GCCAGGAAACCCAGAACGGATACGGGGCAG GCTTCAGGGGGGGCATGAAGCCCCAGAAGCCAG gATACATTCAGGGAAATGGACTGGGAGCCCAGCCAG GCCCTGTGACTCAAAACGGCTATGGACCAG GATTTGGGAATGGCAATGGGCTGGGAGCCCAGCCAG gccTCCCAGCTCAGAATGGCTACCCTGCAGGCCCCCCAGCTCAGAATGGCTACGGAGCAG GCCCTCAGGTTCCTATCGGTTACGGACCAG GCATTGGTGAGGGCATGAAGCTGCAGAAGCCAG TTTACAGGAACGGGCTGGCAGCCGGAGCCTTCCCAGGCCAAAGGGCCCAGCCAG GATCCCCGCCAGGGGCCGGGCTGCAAATCCCAGCAG GTCTGGGAGAGGGTGTGAAACCTCAGAAGCCAG GATATGGCAACGGAAACGGGCTGGGGGCCCAGCCAG CACCAACTGCAGCCATCCAGTGGGGACTGAAACCTCAGAAAGCAG GGTACCAGCCTCTGAATGGCTATGGACCAGGAGCAGAAGTGG GCTTTGGTGGTGGCCTTCAGCCCCAGAAAGTCG GGTTTGGTTACTGGAATGGTGGTCTGGGAGCTGGGGTCTTCCCTGAGGCCCGCCCGCAGCCAg gGTTCCCTGGGGCCAATGGCTTTAGGAATG GGTATGAGGAGGAAGTGCTTGTGGACTCCAGAGCAGCAGCTCCAGCCCCTGAAGGAAATG GTCAGGCCGCTTCCCTGAGGGGctctccctggccctccctccagccctggggagCTGCCCTGAAGCCTGGATATGCTGCTGGAGGCACATATCCAGGGGTCAGCAGCCAGCCAG ggCCCTATGGGCAACTGAGGCCAGACCTGGGCCCCGGGCCTTTCG GGGGCCCTGAGGTGAAGAGAGACATCAGTGACCTGCTGGGAAATGGCTATGGAG
- the GREP1 gene encoding glycine-rich extracellular protein 1 isoform X6, with translation MGTQAFPAALFLLCLTSESLQGGLPPLSPGLGKGYGPPSGLGAGFGNGNGLRAQPGAGGGVRPLKPGLGNGNQLGAGAFPGVAAQPGIGGAVKPQKPGYGNGLGAGAFPGLGAQPGFGSRNGLGVSAFPGAGALPGIGGIVKPQKPGYANGNGMGTRAFLGVGAQPGLAAQNGFGPGFGGGGKPQKPGPAAQNGYGPGFGGAVKPQKPGQETQNGYGAGFRGGMKPQKPGYIQGNGLGAQPGPVTQNGYGPGFGGAVKPQKPGFGNGNGLGAQPGLPAQNGYPAGPPAQNGYGAGPQVPIGYGPGIGEGMKLQKPVYRNGLAAGAFPGQRAQPGSPPGAGLQIPAGLGEGVKPQKPGYGNGNGLGAQPAPTAAIQWGLKPQKAGYQPLNGYGPGAEVGFGGGLQPQKVGFGYWNGGLGAGVFPEARPQPGFPGANGFRNGYEEEVLVDSRAAAPAPEGNGQAASLRGSPWPSLQPWGAALKPGYAAGGTYPGVSSQPGPYGQLRPDLGPGPFGGPEVKRDISDLLGNGYGGRCPLGKC, from the exons ATGGGCACCCAGGCCTTCcccgccgccctcttcctgctctgcctgaCTTCTGAAAGCCTGCAAGGCG GGCTGCCTCCGTTGTCTCCAGGCCTGGGGAAAG GCTACGGTCCCCCCAGTGGCCTGGGAGCAG GATTCGGGAACGGGAATGGGCTGAGAGCCCAGCCAG GCGCTGGAGGGGGTGTGAGACCCCTCAAGCCAG GGCTTGGGAATGGGAACCAGCTGGGAGCAGGGGCCTTCCCAGGTGTTGCAGCCCAGCCAG GCATTGGAGGAGCTGTGAAACCTCAGAAACCAG GATATGGCAATGGCCTGGGAGCTGGGGCCTTcccagggctgggagcccagCCAG GATTTGGGAGCAGAAATGGTTTAGGAGTCAGTGCTTTTCCCGGGGCAGGAGCCCTGCCAG gAATTGGAGGGATTGTGAAACCCCAAAAGCCAG GATATGCCAACGGGAATGGGATGGGAACCAGGGCCTTCCTGGGAGTTGGAGCCCAGCCAG GTCTCGCAGCTCAGAATGGCTTTGGACCAG GCTTTGGAGGGGGTGGAAAACCCCAGAAGCCAG GTCCTGCAGCTCAGAACGGCTATGGACCAG GCTTTGGAGGGGCCGTGAAACCCCAGAAGCCGG GCCAGGAAACCCAGAACGGATACGGGGCAG GCTTCAGGGGGGGCATGAAGCCCCAGAAGCCAG gATACATTCAGGGAAATGGACTGGGAGCCCAGCCAG GCCCTGTGACTCAAAACGGCTATGGACCAG GCTTTGGAGGGGCCGTGAAACCCCAGAAGCCGG GATTTGGGAATGGCAATGGGCTGGGAGCCCAGCCAG gccTCCCAGCTCAGAATGGCTACCCTGCAGGCCCCCCAGCTCAGAATGGCTACGGAGCAG GCCCTCAGGTTCCTATCGGTTACGGACCAG GCATTGGTGAGGGCATGAAGCTGCAGAAGCCAG TTTACAGGAACGGGCTGGCAGCCGGAGCCTTCCCAGGCCAAAGGGCCCAGCCAG GATCCCCGCCAGGGGCCGGGCTGCAAATCCCAGCAG GTCTGGGAGAGGGTGTGAAACCTCAGAAGCCAG GATATGGCAACGGAAACGGGCTGGGGGCCCAGCCAG CACCAACTGCAGCCATCCAGTGGGGACTGAAACCTCAGAAAGCAG GGTACCAGCCTCTGAATGGCTATGGACCAGGAGCAGAAGTGG GCTTTGGTGGTGGCCTTCAGCCCCAGAAAGTCG GGTTTGGTTACTGGAATGGTGGTCTGGGAGCTGGGGTCTTCCCTGAGGCCCGCCCGCAGCCAg gGTTCCCTGGGGCCAATGGCTTTAGGAATG GGTATGAGGAGGAAGTGCTTGTGGACTCCAGAGCAGCAGCTCCAGCCCCTGAAGGAAATG GTCAGGCCGCTTCCCTGAGGGGctctccctggccctccctccagccctggggagCTGCCCTGAAGCCTGGATATGCTGCTGGAGGCACATATCCAGGGGTCAGCAGCCAGCCAG ggCCCTATGGGCAACTGAGGCCAGACCTGGGCCCCGGGCCTTTCG GGGGCCCTGAGGTGAAGAGAGACATCAGTGACCTGCTGGGAAATGGCTATGGAG
- the GREP1 gene encoding glycine-rich extracellular protein 1 isoform X11, with the protein MGTQAFPAALFLLCLTSESLQGGLPPLSPGLGKGYGPPSGLGAGFGNGNGLRAQPGAGGGVRPLKPGLGNGNQLGAGAFPGVAAQPGIGGAVKPQKPGYGNGLGAGAFPGLGAQPGFGSRNGLGVSAFPGAGALPGIGGIVKPQKPGYANGNGMGTRAFLGVGAQPGLAAQNGFGPGFGGGGKPQKPGPAAQNGYGPGFGGAVKPQKPGFGNGNGLGAQPGQETQNGYGAGFRGGMKPQKPGYIQGNGLGAQPGPVTQNGYGPGFGGAVKPQKPGFGNGNGLGAQPGLPAQNGYPAGPPAQNGYGAGPQVPIGYGPGIGEGMKLQKPVYRNGLAAGAFPGQRAQPGSPPGAGLQIPAGLGEGVKPQKPGYGNGNGLGAQPAPTAAIQWGLKPQKAGYQPLNGYGPGAEVGFGGGLQPQKVGFPGANGFRNGYEEEVLVDSRAAAPAPEGNGQAASLRGSPWPSLQPWGAALKPGYAAGGTYPGVSSQPGPYGQLRPDLGPGPFGGPEVKRDISDLLGNGYGGRCPLGKC; encoded by the exons ATGGGCACCCAGGCCTTCcccgccgccctcttcctgctctgcctgaCTTCTGAAAGCCTGCAAGGCG GGCTGCCTCCGTTGTCTCCAGGCCTGGGGAAAG GCTACGGTCCCCCCAGTGGCCTGGGAGCAG GATTCGGGAACGGGAATGGGCTGAGAGCCCAGCCAG GCGCTGGAGGGGGTGTGAGACCCCTCAAGCCAG GGCTTGGGAATGGGAACCAGCTGGGAGCAGGGGCCTTCCCAGGTGTTGCAGCCCAGCCAG GCATTGGAGGAGCTGTGAAACCTCAGAAACCAG GATATGGCAATGGCCTGGGAGCTGGGGCCTTcccagggctgggagcccagCCAG GATTTGGGAGCAGAAATGGTTTAGGAGTCAGTGCTTTTCCCGGGGCAGGAGCCCTGCCAG gAATTGGAGGGATTGTGAAACCCCAAAAGCCAG GATATGCCAACGGGAATGGGATGGGAACCAGGGCCTTCCTGGGAGTTGGAGCCCAGCCAG GTCTCGCAGCTCAGAATGGCTTTGGACCAG GCTTTGGAGGGGGTGGAAAACCCCAGAAGCCAG GTCCTGCAGCTCAGAACGGCTATGGACCAG GCTTTGGAGGGGCCGTGAAACCCCAGAAGCCGG GATTTGGGAACGGCAATGGGCTGGGTGCCCAGCCAG GCCAGGAAACCCAGAACGGATACGGGGCAG GCTTCAGGGGGGGCATGAAGCCCCAGAAGCCAG gATACATTCAGGGAAATGGACTGGGAGCCCAGCCAG GCCCTGTGACTCAAAACGGCTATGGACCAG GCTTTGGAGGGGCCGTGAAACCCCAGAAGCCGG GATTTGGGAATGGCAATGGGCTGGGAGCCCAGCCAG gccTCCCAGCTCAGAATGGCTACCCTGCAGGCCCCCCAGCTCAGAATGGCTACGGAGCAG GCCCTCAGGTTCCTATCGGTTACGGACCAG GCATTGGTGAGGGCATGAAGCTGCAGAAGCCAG TTTACAGGAACGGGCTGGCAGCCGGAGCCTTCCCAGGCCAAAGGGCCCAGCCAG GATCCCCGCCAGGGGCCGGGCTGCAAATCCCAGCAG GTCTGGGAGAGGGTGTGAAACCTCAGAAGCCAG GATATGGCAACGGAAACGGGCTGGGGGCCCAGCCAG CACCAACTGCAGCCATCCAGTGGGGACTGAAACCTCAGAAAGCAG GGTACCAGCCTCTGAATGGCTATGGACCAGGAGCAGAAGTGG GCTTTGGTGGTGGCCTTCAGCCCCAGAAAGTCG gGTTCCCTGGGGCCAATGGCTTTAGGAATG GGTATGAGGAGGAAGTGCTTGTGGACTCCAGAGCAGCAGCTCCAGCCCCTGAAGGAAATG GTCAGGCCGCTTCCCTGAGGGGctctccctggccctccctccagccctggggagCTGCCCTGAAGCCTGGATATGCTGCTGGAGGCACATATCCAGGGGTCAGCAGCCAGCCAG ggCCCTATGGGCAACTGAGGCCAGACCTGGGCCCCGGGCCTTTCG GGGGCCCTGAGGTGAAGAGAGACATCAGTGACCTGCTGGGAAATGGCTATGGAG
- the GREP1 gene encoding glycine-rich extracellular protein 1 isoform X29 has translation MGTQAFPAALFLLCLTSESLQGGLPPLSPGLGKGYGPPSGLGAGFGNGNGLRAQPGAGGGVRPLKPGLGNGNQLGAGAFPGVAAQPGIGGAVKPQKPGYGNGLGAGAFPGLGAQPGFGSRNGLGVSAFPGAGALPGIGGIVKPQKPGYANGNGMGTRAFLGVGAQPGLAAQNGFGPGFGGGGKPQKPGPAAQNGYGPGFGGAVKPQKPGQETQNGYGAGFRGGMKPQKPGYIQGNGLGAQPGPVTQNGYGPGFGGAVKPQKPGFGNGNGLGAQPGLPAQNGYPAGPPAQNGYGAGPQVPIGYGPGIGEGMKLQKPVYRNGLAAGAFPGQRAQPGLGEGVKPQKPGYGNGNGLGAQPAPTAAIQWGLKPQKAGYQPLNGYGPGAEVGFGGGLQPQKVGFPGANGFRNGYEEEVLVDSRAAAPAPEGNGQAASLRGSPWPSLQPWGAALKPGYAAGGTYPGVSSQPGPYGQLRPDLGPGPFGGPEVKRDISDLLGNGYGGRCPLGKC, from the exons ATGGGCACCCAGGCCTTCcccgccgccctcttcctgctctgcctgaCTTCTGAAAGCCTGCAAGGCG GGCTGCCTCCGTTGTCTCCAGGCCTGGGGAAAG GCTACGGTCCCCCCAGTGGCCTGGGAGCAG GATTCGGGAACGGGAATGGGCTGAGAGCCCAGCCAG GCGCTGGAGGGGGTGTGAGACCCCTCAAGCCAG GGCTTGGGAATGGGAACCAGCTGGGAGCAGGGGCCTTCCCAGGTGTTGCAGCCCAGCCAG GCATTGGAGGAGCTGTGAAACCTCAGAAACCAG GATATGGCAATGGCCTGGGAGCTGGGGCCTTcccagggctgggagcccagCCAG GATTTGGGAGCAGAAATGGTTTAGGAGTCAGTGCTTTTCCCGGGGCAGGAGCCCTGCCAG gAATTGGAGGGATTGTGAAACCCCAAAAGCCAG GATATGCCAACGGGAATGGGATGGGAACCAGGGCCTTCCTGGGAGTTGGAGCCCAGCCAG GTCTCGCAGCTCAGAATGGCTTTGGACCAG GCTTTGGAGGGGGTGGAAAACCCCAGAAGCCAG GTCCTGCAGCTCAGAACGGCTATGGACCAG GCTTTGGAGGGGCCGTGAAACCCCAGAAGCCGG GCCAGGAAACCCAGAACGGATACGGGGCAG GCTTCAGGGGGGGCATGAAGCCCCAGAAGCCAG gATACATTCAGGGAAATGGACTGGGAGCCCAGCCAG GCCCTGTGACTCAAAACGGCTATGGACCAG GCTTTGGAGGGGCCGTGAAACCCCAGAAGCCGG GATTTGGGAATGGCAATGGGCTGGGAGCCCAGCCAG gccTCCCAGCTCAGAATGGCTACCCTGCAGGCCCCCCAGCTCAGAATGGCTACGGAGCAG GCCCTCAGGTTCCTATCGGTTACGGACCAG GCATTGGTGAGGGCATGAAGCTGCAGAAGCCAG TTTACAGGAACGGGCTGGCAGCCGGAGCCTTCCCAGGCCAAAGGGCCCAGCCAG GTCTGGGAGAGGGTGTGAAACCTCAGAAGCCAG GATATGGCAACGGAAACGGGCTGGGGGCCCAGCCAG CACCAACTGCAGCCATCCAGTGGGGACTGAAACCTCAGAAAGCAG GGTACCAGCCTCTGAATGGCTATGGACCAGGAGCAGAAGTGG GCTTTGGTGGTGGCCTTCAGCCCCAGAAAGTCG gGTTCCCTGGGGCCAATGGCTTTAGGAATG GGTATGAGGAGGAAGTGCTTGTGGACTCCAGAGCAGCAGCTCCAGCCCCTGAAGGAAATG GTCAGGCCGCTTCCCTGAGGGGctctccctggccctccctccagccctggggagCTGCCCTGAAGCCTGGATATGCTGCTGGAGGCACATATCCAGGGGTCAGCAGCCAGCCAG ggCCCTATGGGCAACTGAGGCCAGACCTGGGCCCCGGGCCTTTCG GGGGCCCTGAGGTGAAGAGAGACATCAGTGACCTGCTGGGAAATGGCTATGGAG
- the GREP1 gene encoding glycine-rich extracellular protein 1 isoform X4, with amino-acid sequence MGTQAFPAALFLLCLTSESLQGGYGPPSGLGAGFGNGNGLRAQPGAGGGVRPLKPGLGNGNQLGAGAFPGVAAQPGIGGAVKPQKPGYGNGLGAGAFPGLGAQPGFGSRNGLGVSAFPGAGALPGIGGIVKPQKPGYANGNGMGTRAFLGVGAQPGLAAQNGFGPGFGGGGKPQKPGPAAQNGYGPGFGGAVKPQKPGFGNGNGLGAQPGQETQNGYGAGFRGGMKPQKPGYIQGNGLGAQPGPVTQNGYGPGFGGAVKPQKPGFGNGNGLGAQPGLPAQNGYPAGPPAQNGYGAGPQVPIGYGPGIGEGMKLQKPVYRNGLAAGAFPGQRAQPGSPPGAGLQIPAGLGEGVKPQKPGYGNGNGLGAQPAPTAAIQWGLKPQKAGYQPLNGYGPGAEVGFGGGLQPQKVGFGYWNGGLGAGVFPEARPQPGFPGANGFRNGYEEEVLVDSRAAAPAPEGNGQAASLRGSPWPSLQPWGAALKPGYAAGGTYPGVSSQPGPYGQLRPDLGPGPFGGPEVKRDISDLLGNGYGGRCPLGKC; translated from the exons ATGGGCACCCAGGCCTTCcccgccgccctcttcctgctctgcctgaCTTCTGAAAGCCTGCAAGGCG GCTACGGTCCCCCCAGTGGCCTGGGAGCAG GATTCGGGAACGGGAATGGGCTGAGAGCCCAGCCAG GCGCTGGAGGGGGTGTGAGACCCCTCAAGCCAG GGCTTGGGAATGGGAACCAGCTGGGAGCAGGGGCCTTCCCAGGTGTTGCAGCCCAGCCAG GCATTGGAGGAGCTGTGAAACCTCAGAAACCAG GATATGGCAATGGCCTGGGAGCTGGGGCCTTcccagggctgggagcccagCCAG GATTTGGGAGCAGAAATGGTTTAGGAGTCAGTGCTTTTCCCGGGGCAGGAGCCCTGCCAG gAATTGGAGGGATTGTGAAACCCCAAAAGCCAG GATATGCCAACGGGAATGGGATGGGAACCAGGGCCTTCCTGGGAGTTGGAGCCCAGCCAG GTCTCGCAGCTCAGAATGGCTTTGGACCAG GCTTTGGAGGGGGTGGAAAACCCCAGAAGCCAG GTCCTGCAGCTCAGAACGGCTATGGACCAG GCTTTGGAGGGGCCGTGAAACCCCAGAAGCCGG GATTTGGGAACGGCAATGGGCTGGGTGCCCAGCCAG GCCAGGAAACCCAGAACGGATACGGGGCAG GCTTCAGGGGGGGCATGAAGCCCCAGAAGCCAG gATACATTCAGGGAAATGGACTGGGAGCCCAGCCAG GCCCTGTGACTCAAAACGGCTATGGACCAG GCTTTGGAGGGGCCGTGAAACCCCAGAAGCCGG GATTTGGGAATGGCAATGGGCTGGGAGCCCAGCCAG gccTCCCAGCTCAGAATGGCTACCCTGCAGGCCCCCCAGCTCAGAATGGCTACGGAGCAG GCCCTCAGGTTCCTATCGGTTACGGACCAG GCATTGGTGAGGGCATGAAGCTGCAGAAGCCAG TTTACAGGAACGGGCTGGCAGCCGGAGCCTTCCCAGGCCAAAGGGCCCAGCCAG GATCCCCGCCAGGGGCCGGGCTGCAAATCCCAGCAG GTCTGGGAGAGGGTGTGAAACCTCAGAAGCCAG GATATGGCAACGGAAACGGGCTGGGGGCCCAGCCAG CACCAACTGCAGCCATCCAGTGGGGACTGAAACCTCAGAAAGCAG GGTACCAGCCTCTGAATGGCTATGGACCAGGAGCAGAAGTGG GCTTTGGTGGTGGCCTTCAGCCCCAGAAAGTCG GGTTTGGTTACTGGAATGGTGGTCTGGGAGCTGGGGTCTTCCCTGAGGCCCGCCCGCAGCCAg gGTTCCCTGGGGCCAATGGCTTTAGGAATG GGTATGAGGAGGAAGTGCTTGTGGACTCCAGAGCAGCAGCTCCAGCCCCTGAAGGAAATG GTCAGGCCGCTTCCCTGAGGGGctctccctggccctccctccagccctggggagCTGCCCTGAAGCCTGGATATGCTGCTGGAGGCACATATCCAGGGGTCAGCAGCCAGCCAG ggCCCTATGGGCAACTGAGGCCAGACCTGGGCCCCGGGCCTTTCG GGGGCCCTGAGGTGAAGAGAGACATCAGTGACCTGCTGGGAAATGGCTATGGAG
- the GREP1 gene encoding glycine-rich extracellular protein 1 isoform X23, whose product MGTQAFPAALFLLCLTSESLQGGLPPLSPGLGKGYGPPSGLGAGFGNGNGLRAQPGAGGGVRPLKPGLGNGNQLGAGAFPGVAAQPGIGGAVKPQKPGYGNGLGAGAFPGLGAQPGFGSRNGLGVSAFPGAGALPGIGGIVKPQKPGYANGNGMGTRAFLGVGAQPGLAAQNGFGPGFGGGGKPQKPGPAAQNGYGPGFGGAVKPQKPGFGNGNGLGAQPGQETQNGYGAGFRGGMKPQKPGYIQGNGLGAQPGPVTQNGYGPGFGGAVKPQKPGFGNGNGLGAQPGLPAQNGYPAGPPAQNGYGAGPQVPIGYGPGIGEGMKLQKPVYRNGLAAGAFPGQRAQPGLGEGVKPQKPGYGNGNGLGAQPAPTAAIQWGLKPQKAGYQPLNGYGPGAEVGFGGGLQPQKVGFPGANGFRNGYEEEVLVDSRAAAPAPEGNGQAASLRGSPWPSLQPWGAALKPGYAAGGTYPGVSSQPGPYGQLRPDLGPGPFGGPEVKRDISDLLGNGYGGRCPLGKC is encoded by the exons ATGGGCACCCAGGCCTTCcccgccgccctcttcctgctctgcctgaCTTCTGAAAGCCTGCAAGGCG GGCTGCCTCCGTTGTCTCCAGGCCTGGGGAAAG GCTACGGTCCCCCCAGTGGCCTGGGAGCAG GATTCGGGAACGGGAATGGGCTGAGAGCCCAGCCAG GCGCTGGAGGGGGTGTGAGACCCCTCAAGCCAG GGCTTGGGAATGGGAACCAGCTGGGAGCAGGGGCCTTCCCAGGTGTTGCAGCCCAGCCAG GCATTGGAGGAGCTGTGAAACCTCAGAAACCAG GATATGGCAATGGCCTGGGAGCTGGGGCCTTcccagggctgggagcccagCCAG GATTTGGGAGCAGAAATGGTTTAGGAGTCAGTGCTTTTCCCGGGGCAGGAGCCCTGCCAG gAATTGGAGGGATTGTGAAACCCCAAAAGCCAG GATATGCCAACGGGAATGGGATGGGAACCAGGGCCTTCCTGGGAGTTGGAGCCCAGCCAG GTCTCGCAGCTCAGAATGGCTTTGGACCAG GCTTTGGAGGGGGTGGAAAACCCCAGAAGCCAG GTCCTGCAGCTCAGAACGGCTATGGACCAG GCTTTGGAGGGGCCGTGAAACCCCAGAAGCCGG GATTTGGGAACGGCAATGGGCTGGGTGCCCAGCCAG GCCAGGAAACCCAGAACGGATACGGGGCAG GCTTCAGGGGGGGCATGAAGCCCCAGAAGCCAG gATACATTCAGGGAAATGGACTGGGAGCCCAGCCAG GCCCTGTGACTCAAAACGGCTATGGACCAG GCTTTGGAGGGGCCGTGAAACCCCAGAAGCCGG GATTTGGGAATGGCAATGGGCTGGGAGCCCAGCCAG gccTCCCAGCTCAGAATGGCTACCCTGCAGGCCCCCCAGCTCAGAATGGCTACGGAGCAG GCCCTCAGGTTCCTATCGGTTACGGACCAG GCATTGGTGAGGGCATGAAGCTGCAGAAGCCAG TTTACAGGAACGGGCTGGCAGCCGGAGCCTTCCCAGGCCAAAGGGCCCAGCCAG GTCTGGGAGAGGGTGTGAAACCTCAGAAGCCAG GATATGGCAACGGAAACGGGCTGGGGGCCCAGCCAG CACCAACTGCAGCCATCCAGTGGGGACTGAAACCTCAGAAAGCAG GGTACCAGCCTCTGAATGGCTATGGACCAGGAGCAGAAGTGG GCTTTGGTGGTGGCCTTCAGCCCCAGAAAGTCG gGTTCCCTGGGGCCAATGGCTTTAGGAATG GGTATGAGGAGGAAGTGCTTGTGGACTCCAGAGCAGCAGCTCCAGCCCCTGAAGGAAATG GTCAGGCCGCTTCCCTGAGGGGctctccctggccctccctccagccctggggagCTGCCCTGAAGCCTGGATATGCTGCTGGAGGCACATATCCAGGGGTCAGCAGCCAGCCAG ggCCCTATGGGCAACTGAGGCCAGACCTGGGCCCCGGGCCTTTCG GGGGCCCTGAGGTGAAGAGAGACATCAGTGACCTGCTGGGAAATGGCTATGGAG